One Thermodesulfobacteriota bacterium genomic window carries:
- a CDS encoding STAS/SEC14 domain-containing protein → MFEVLGGFGAGTLGLRLSGRLGRGDVRAMDGLVEEALGGAATLRVLVVVDGLQGFAAGALWKDLVPAARHLARIRRVAVVGGREWEGWWEALVARGPPEGTGGAVPALPRVRFFEGQEAEAARRWLGAEDKEG, encoded by the coding sequence GTGTTCGAGGTCCTGGGAGGCTTCGGGGCGGGCACGCTGGGCCTTCGGCTCTCGGGCCGGCTCGGTCGGGGCGACGTGCGGGCCATGGACGGCCTCGTGGAGGAGGCCCTGGGGGGCGCCGCGACCCTTCGCGTCCTCGTCGTGGTGGACGGCCTCCAAGGCTTCGCGGCCGGCGCCCTGTGGAAGGACCTGGTGCCCGCCGCCCGCCACCTGGCGCGCATCCGGCGGGTGGCCGTGGTGGGGGGCCGGGAGTGGGAGGGCTGGTGGGAGGCCCTCGTCGCCCGCGGGCCGCCGGAGGGCACCGGCGGCGCCGTCCCGGCCCTGCCCCGGGTGCGCTTCTTCGAGGGGCAGGAGGCGGAGGCGGCCCGGCGCTGGCTCGGGGCGGAGGACAAAGAAGGATGA